The Streptomyces aurantiacus genome includes a region encoding these proteins:
- a CDS encoding discoidin domain-containing protein yields MRLRSLGIALATAASLVSLPLQLPAAAAEVPLSQGRATTSSSDETPGTPAGSAVDGDTGTRWSSGRTDAQWLQVDLGASATLTQVVLDWEAAYGKSYKIQVSDTGSSWTDLTSVTGGDGGTDTLDVSGQGRYVRMQGVTRATEYGYSLWEFQVFGDAGTPPAGDCASANAAKGRPATASSTENAGTPAASAFDGDTGTRWSSQASDPQWVRVDLGSVQDICKVDLNWEAAHGKDFTVQASDDGQDWTTLKSVTNGTGGTASYDVSGSGRYVRIHGTARATGYGYSLWEVAVHTGTHSTPPIEGGGDLGPNVIVVDPNTPGLQGKFDQVFAQQESAQFGSGRYQFLMKPGTYNGINAQLGFYTSVSGLGLNPDDVRINGDITVDAGWFDGNATQNFWRSAENLSLKPVNGTDRWAVAQAAPFRRIHVEGGLNLAPAGYGWASGGYIADSKIDGTVGPYSQQQWYTRDSSVGGWTNGVRNMTFSGVQGAPATNFDTGPYTTLDSTPVSREKPFLYLDGDDYKVFVPGKRTNARGVSWPANAGGTSLPLSRFYVVKPGATASTINAALDQGLNLLFTPGVYHLDRTIDVNRADTVVLGLGLATIVPDNGVDAMHVGDVDGVRLAGFLIDAGAARSDTLLQVGAPGASADHAANPTTVQDVFIRIGGAGPGLATHSMVVNSDDVIVDHTWIWRADHGEGVGWETNRADYGFEVNGDDVLATGLFVEHFNKYDVVWSGERGRTIFFQNEKAYDVPNAAAVTHDGIVGYAAYKVADSVDVHEAWGLGSYCNFTTDSTIVQHHGFQVPVRTGITLHSIQVVSLGGKGQYAHVVNNTGAPTSGSDTIPSKITSFP; encoded by the coding sequence ATGAGACTCAGATCCCTGGGAATCGCGCTCGCCACAGCGGCGTCGCTCGTGTCCCTCCCCCTCCAGCTGCCGGCCGCCGCGGCCGAAGTGCCGCTCTCCCAAGGCAGAGCCACCACCTCCTCCTCCGACGAGACCCCCGGTACCCCCGCGGGCAGCGCCGTCGACGGCGACACCGGGACCCGGTGGTCGTCGGGCCGCACCGACGCCCAGTGGCTCCAGGTCGACCTCGGAGCATCGGCCACCCTCACCCAGGTCGTCCTCGACTGGGAGGCGGCGTACGGCAAGTCGTACAAGATCCAGGTCTCCGACACCGGCAGCTCGTGGACCGACCTCACCTCCGTCACCGGCGGCGACGGCGGAACCGACACGCTCGACGTCTCGGGTCAGGGCCGCTACGTCCGTATGCAGGGCGTCACCCGCGCCACCGAATACGGCTACTCCCTCTGGGAGTTCCAGGTGTTCGGCGATGCCGGCACGCCCCCGGCCGGGGACTGTGCGAGCGCCAACGCAGCCAAGGGCAGGCCGGCCACCGCCTCCTCCACGGAGAACGCCGGCACGCCCGCCGCGTCCGCCTTCGACGGAGACACCGGCACCCGCTGGTCCAGTCAGGCGTCCGACCCCCAGTGGGTGCGCGTGGACCTCGGTTCGGTCCAGGACATCTGCAAGGTCGACCTCAACTGGGAGGCCGCCCACGGCAAGGACTTCACCGTCCAGGCCTCGGACGACGGCCAGGACTGGACGACCCTGAAGTCCGTCACGAACGGCACCGGCGGCACAGCCTCCTACGACGTCAGCGGCTCGGGCCGCTACGTACGGATCCACGGGACAGCCCGCGCCACCGGGTACGGCTACTCCCTGTGGGAGGTCGCGGTCCACACCGGCACCCACAGCACGCCTCCCATCGAGGGCGGCGGCGACCTCGGCCCCAACGTCATCGTGGTGGACCCCAACACCCCGGGCCTGCAAGGTAAGTTCGATCAGGTCTTCGCCCAGCAGGAGTCCGCGCAGTTCGGCTCGGGCCGCTACCAGTTCCTGATGAAGCCGGGCACGTACAACGGCATCAACGCGCAGCTGGGCTTCTACACCTCGGTCTCCGGCCTCGGCCTCAACCCCGACGACGTGAGGATCAACGGCGACATCACCGTGGACGCGGGCTGGTTCGACGGCAACGCCACCCAGAACTTCTGGCGCTCGGCGGAGAACCTGTCGCTCAAGCCCGTCAACGGCACGGACCGCTGGGCGGTCGCCCAGGCCGCGCCGTTCCGCCGGATCCACGTGGAGGGCGGCCTCAACCTCGCACCGGCGGGCTACGGTTGGGCCTCCGGCGGCTACATCGCCGACTCGAAGATCGACGGCACGGTCGGCCCGTACTCGCAGCAGCAGTGGTACACCCGCGACAGCTCGGTCGGCGGCTGGACCAACGGCGTGCGGAACATGACGTTCTCCGGTGTGCAGGGCGCCCCGGCGACGAACTTCGACACCGGCCCGTACACGACACTCGACTCCACCCCCGTCTCCCGGGAGAAGCCGTTCCTCTACCTGGACGGCGACGACTACAAGGTGTTCGTTCCCGGCAAGCGCACCAACGCCCGTGGCGTGTCCTGGCCCGCCAACGCCGGCGGCACCTCACTCCCGCTCAGCCGGTTCTACGTCGTCAAGCCCGGCGCGACCGCCTCGACCATCAACGCGGCGCTGGACCAGGGCCTCAACCTTCTGTTCACCCCCGGGGTCTACCACCTAGACCGGACCATCGACGTGAACCGTGCCGACACCGTGGTCCTCGGGCTGGGACTGGCCACGATCGTCCCCGACAACGGCGTCGACGCCATGCACGTGGGCGACGTCGACGGGGTCAGGCTGGCGGGCTTCCTCATCGACGCCGGTGCCGCCAGGTCCGACACGCTGCTTCAGGTCGGAGCGCCGGGCGCCTCCGCCGACCACGCCGCCAATCCGACCACCGTGCAGGACGTGTTCATCCGAATCGGCGGTGCAGGACCCGGCCTGGCCACCCACTCGATGGTCGTCAACAGCGACGACGTCATCGTCGACCACACCTGGATCTGGCGGGCCGACCACGGCGAGGGCGTCGGATGGGAGACGAACCGCGCCGACTACGGGTTCGAGGTCAACGGCGACGACGTCCTCGCCACGGGCCTGTTCGTCGAGCACTTCAACAAGTACGACGTGGTCTGGAGCGGCGAACGCGGCCGGACGATCTTCTTCCAGAACGAGAAGGCCTACGACGTGCCGAACGCCGCCGCCGTCACGCACGACGGCATCGTCGGGTACGCCGCCTACAAGGTCGCCGACAGCGTGGACGTCCACGAGGCCTGGGGTCTGGGCAGCTACTGCAACTTCACGACCGACTCGACGATCGTCCAGCACCACGGTTTCCAGGTGCCGGTCAGGACCGGCATCACACTGCACAGCATCCAGGTCGTGTCGCTGGGCGGAAAGGGGCAGTACGCCCACGTCGTCAACAACACGGGGGCGCCGACGTCGGGGTCGGACACCATCCCCTCGAAGATCACCAGCTTCCCCTGA
- a CDS encoding glyceraldehyde-3-phosphate dehydrogenase yields MTVNDDSFTNWKHREEIAESMIPIIGKLHREQDVTVLLHSRSLVNKSVVSILKTHRFARQIAGEELSVTETLPYLQALTTLDLGPSQIDIGMLAATHRTDDRGLTVQDFTAEAVAGATGANKIESREGRDVVLYGFGRIGRLVARLLIEKAGSGNGLRLRAIVVRQGGEQDIVKRASLLRRDSIHGQFQGTITVDEANSTIIANGNAIKVIYAGDPSEVDYTAYGIKDAILIDNTGKWRDREGLSGHLRPGIDKVVLTAPGKGDVPNIVHGVNHDTIKPDEQILSCASCTTNAIVPPLKAMADEYGVLRGHVETVHSFTNDQNLLDNYHKADRRGRSAPLNMVITETGAASAVAKALPDLKAPITGSSIRVPVPDVSIAILSLRLGRETTRQEVLDYLRNVSLTSPLKRQIDFTTAPDAVSSDFMGSRHASIVDAGATKVDGDNAILYLWYDNEFGYSCQVIRVVQHVSGVEYPTYPAPAG; encoded by the coding sequence GTGACTGTCAATGACGACTCGTTCACCAACTGGAAGCACCGCGAGGAGATCGCGGAATCGATGATCCCGATCATCGGGAAGCTGCACCGCGAGCAGGACGTCACCGTCCTGCTGCACAGCCGCTCCTTGGTGAACAAGTCGGTGGTCAGCATCCTCAAGACCCACCGGTTCGCCCGGCAGATCGCCGGTGAGGAACTCTCCGTCACCGAGACACTGCCGTACCTGCAGGCTCTCACCACGCTCGATCTCGGCCCTTCCCAGATCGACATCGGCATGCTCGCCGCGACGCACAGGACCGACGACCGCGGTCTCACGGTGCAGGACTTCACCGCCGAGGCCGTCGCCGGAGCCACGGGTGCCAACAAGATCGAGAGCCGCGAGGGACGCGATGTCGTCCTGTACGGCTTCGGCCGCATCGGCCGCCTCGTCGCCCGCCTCCTCATCGAGAAGGCGGGCTCCGGGAACGGCCTGCGGCTGCGCGCGATCGTCGTCCGTCAGGGCGGTGAGCAGGACATCGTCAAGCGCGCCTCGCTGCTGCGCCGCGACTCCATCCACGGCCAGTTCCAGGGCACGATCACCGTCGACGAGGCGAACAGCACGATCATCGCCAACGGCAACGCGATCAAGGTGATCTACGCGGGCGACCCGTCGGAGGTCGACTACACGGCCTACGGCATCAAGGACGCCATCCTCATCGACAACACGGGCAAGTGGCGGGACCGCGAGGGCCTGTCCGGGCACCTGCGTCCCGGTATCGACAAGGTCGTCCTGACCGCGCCGGGCAAGGGCGACGTCCCCAACATCGTGCACGGCGTCAACCACGACACGATCAAGCCGGACGAGCAGATCCTGTCCTGCGCCTCCTGCACCACGAACGCCATCGTCCCGCCGCTCAAGGCGATGGCCGACGAGTACGGCGTCCTGCGCGGCCACGTGGAGACCGTGCACTCGTTCACCAACGACCAGAATCTGCTGGACAACTACCACAAGGCGGACCGGCGCGGCCGCTCGGCACCACTGAACATGGTCATCACCGAGACGGGTGCCGCCTCCGCCGTCGCCAAGGCCCTGCCGGACCTCAAGGCGCCGATCACCGGCAGCTCGATCCGGGTCCCCGTACCGGACGTCTCCATCGCGATCCTCAGCCTGCGGCTCGGGCGTGAGACGACCCGCCAGGAGGTCCTCGACTACCTGCGCAACGTGTCGCTGACCTCGCCGCTGAAGCGGCAGATCGACTTCACCACCGCACCCGACGCGGTGTCGAGCGACTTCATGGGCTCCCGCCACGCCTCGATCGTCGACGCCGGCGCCACCAAGGTCGACGGCGACAACGCGATCCTCTACCTGTGGTACGACAACGAGTTCGGCTACTCCTGCCAGGTCATCCGCGTCGTCCAGCACGTGTCGGGCGTCGAGTACCCGACCTACCCGGCCCCGGCGGGCTGA
- a CDS encoding YihY/virulence factor BrkB family protein, whose amino-acid sequence MARTSKSDHDGGTASGPGQDQAPGPGEQIEERAPDEPTQLPKRSWLAVLKGTVKEFMDDELADRAAALTYYGVLSLFPALLLLVSLLGIAGKSATQEVLDNVKKLTPGSARDIISDAVTQLQGRGGVGSVMAVVGIVLAVWSASGYVAAFIRTANVVYDMPEGRPVWKVLPIRVGITVVLLILAVFSALIVVFTGGLASQAGGALGIGDEALTVWAIAKWPVLVVLVTIMIALLYWATPNVKGRGFKWITPGSVLALVIWMIASAGFAFYVANFASYNKTYGTLAGVIVFLVWLWISNIAILLGLEFDSEMARQRAIAGGLPDSEEPYVPPRDTRAWSEEDQRRME is encoded by the coding sequence ATGGCAAGGACATCGAAATCCGATCACGACGGCGGTACGGCGTCGGGGCCCGGGCAGGACCAGGCACCGGGCCCGGGAGAGCAGATCGAAGAACGGGCACCGGACGAGCCCACCCAGCTGCCCAAGCGGTCCTGGCTGGCCGTGCTGAAGGGCACGGTGAAGGAGTTCATGGACGACGAGCTCGCCGACAGGGCAGCGGCACTGACGTACTACGGGGTCCTCTCGCTGTTTCCGGCGCTGCTGCTCCTGGTCTCGCTCCTGGGCATCGCGGGGAAGTCGGCGACGCAGGAGGTACTGGACAACGTCAAGAAGCTGACTCCCGGTTCCGCCCGGGACATCATCAGCGACGCGGTGACGCAGTTGCAGGGGCGTGGCGGCGTCGGCTCGGTCATGGCCGTGGTCGGTATCGTCCTGGCCGTGTGGTCGGCGTCCGGCTATGTGGCGGCCTTCATTCGCACCGCCAACGTCGTCTACGACATGCCCGAGGGGCGCCCCGTGTGGAAGGTGCTGCCCATCCGGGTCGGCATCACCGTGGTGCTTCTGATCCTGGCGGTGTTCAGCGCGCTGATCGTGGTGTTCACCGGAGGCCTGGCCAGCCAGGCCGGTGGTGCGCTGGGGATCGGGGACGAGGCACTGACCGTGTGGGCGATCGCGAAGTGGCCGGTGCTGGTCGTCCTGGTCACCATCATGATCGCCCTCCTGTACTGGGCCACACCGAACGTGAAGGGCCGCGGCTTCAAGTGGATCACTCCCGGCAGCGTGCTGGCCCTCGTGATCTGGATGATCGCCTCGGCCGGGTTCGCGTTCTACGTGGCGAACTTCGCCTCGTACAACAAGACCTACGGCACGCTCGCCGGTGTCATCGTCTTCCTGGTGTGGCTGTGGATCAGCAACATCGCGATCCTGCTCGGTTTGGAGTTCGACTCCGAGATGGCCCGCCAGCGTGCCATCGCCGGCGGACTGCCCGACAGCGAGGAGCCCTACGTACCGCCGCGGGACACCCGCGCGTGGAGCGAAGAGGATCAGCGCCGCATGGAGTGA
- a CDS encoding aminotransferase class V-fold PLP-dependent enzyme, translated as MNPPDTTACMSGTRLSGPGGAGSNDTGRALRTAPALGEGRGGVRSTDGWEDTGMDIDALRKDTPGTANRVHLNNAGAALLSRQTLEAMTSHLELEAAIGGYEAAHHERERIDATHTNIARLVGGRPDEIALFDNSTHAWNAAFYSMTFKPGDRILTGRAEYGSNVLAYLQVARRSGAEVVVVPDDESGQLDTDALAGLIDERTRLVGVSHIPTSGGLVNPAADIGRITRAAGVPFLLDATQSVGQIPVDVTEIGCDMLTATGRKFLRGPRGTGFLWVRPEALEHLDPFVSEIEAATWDGERGFRWHHGARRFETWEASYANVLGLDAAVRQALDLGMNRIGERAVALGAYLRDRLQALPGVTTYDLGRTRCAIVTAKVDAVPTADVAAALARQGINVSTTVPEHTQFDTEMRDVHPLVRLSPHYYNTEAELDRAVEVVAQLARTAR; from the coding sequence ATGAACCCACCGGACACCACGGCCTGCATGTCCGGGACGCGGCTGTCCGGGCCCGGGGGAGCGGGATCGAACGACACCGGCCGAGCACTGCGCACGGCGCCCGCGCTCGGGGAAGGCAGGGGAGGAGTGCGAAGCACGGACGGGTGGGAAGACACCGGCATGGACATCGACGCCCTCCGCAAGGACACCCCCGGTACCGCGAACCGAGTGCACCTCAACAACGCCGGGGCCGCGCTGCTCTCCCGGCAGACGCTTGAGGCGATGACCTCTCACCTGGAACTCGAAGCGGCCATCGGCGGATACGAGGCCGCCCACCACGAGCGCGAGCGGATCGACGCCACCCACACGAACATCGCCCGGTTGGTGGGCGGTCGGCCCGACGAGATCGCGCTCTTCGACAACTCCACGCACGCGTGGAACGCAGCCTTCTACTCCATGACCTTCAAGCCGGGCGACCGCATCCTGACCGGCCGGGCGGAGTACGGCAGCAACGTACTGGCGTACCTGCAGGTCGCCCGGCGTTCCGGCGCCGAGGTCGTGGTGGTCCCCGACGACGAGTCCGGACAGCTCGACACCGACGCCCTGGCCGGTCTGATCGACGAGCGCACCAGGCTCGTCGGTGTCAGCCACATCCCCACCAGCGGTGGTCTGGTCAATCCGGCGGCCGACATCGGCCGGATCACCCGTGCCGCCGGGGTGCCGTTCCTGCTGGACGCCACCCAGTCCGTGGGGCAGATCCCCGTCGACGTCACCGAGATCGGCTGCGACATGCTCACCGCGACCGGCCGCAAGTTCCTGCGGGGACCGCGCGGCACCGGCTTTCTGTGGGTGCGCCCCGAGGCGCTCGAACACCTCGACCCCTTCGTCAGCGAGATCGAGGCGGCCACCTGGGACGGCGAGCGCGGCTTCAGGTGGCACCACGGAGCCCGGCGCTTCGAGACCTGGGAAGCGAGCTACGCCAACGTCCTGGGGCTGGACGCCGCCGTACGCCAGGCCCTCGACCTGGGCATGAACCGGATCGGTGAGCGAGCCGTCGCCCTCGGCGCGTACCTGCGCGACCGGCTGCAGGCCCTGCCCGGCGTCACCACGTACGACCTCGGCCGCACCCGCTGCGCCATCGTGACCGCCAAAGTGGACGCCGTACCCACTGCGGACGTCGCCGCGGCGCTCGCGCGGCAGGGGATCAACGTCTCCACGACCGTCCCCGAACACACCCAGTTCGACACGGAGATGCGGGACGTCCATCCCCTGGTCCGCCTCTCACCGCACTACTACAACACCGAAGCCGAACTGGACCGGGCCGTCGAGGTCGTCGCCCAACTCGCCCGTACGGCCCGTTGA
- a CDS encoding SRPBCC family protein — MSTVKESVEVDVPVSIAYNQWTQFEEFPNFMEGVEEIRQLDDRHNHWTTKIAGVKREFDTEIVDQFPDERITWRTTSGDTKQKGTVSFQRLDETHTRVQLVLDVEPTGMAEKAADMTGTIDRRVKGDLRRFKEYIEQQGGASGSWRGRITPG; from the coding sequence ATGAGCACGGTCAAGGAGTCGGTCGAGGTCGACGTCCCGGTCAGCATCGCCTACAACCAGTGGACCCAGTTCGAGGAGTTCCCGAACTTCATGGAGGGGGTCGAGGAGATCAGGCAGCTCGACGACCGCCACAACCACTGGACCACCAAGATCGCCGGCGTGAAGCGGGAGTTCGACACCGAGATCGTCGACCAGTTCCCTGATGAGCGGATTACCTGGCGCACCACCAGCGGTGACACGAAGCAGAAGGGCACGGTCAGCTTCCAGCGCCTGGACGAGACGCACACACGGGTCCAGCTCGTGCTGGACGTCGAGCCGACGGGGATGGCGGAGAAGGCCGCCGACATGACGGGAACGATCGACCGTCGTGTCAAGGGTGACCTGCGACGCTTCAAGGAGTACATCGAGCAGCAGGGCGGCGCGTCCGGTTCGTGGCGCGGCCGCATCACGCCCGGCTGA
- a CDS encoding bifunctional salicylyl-CoA 5-hydroxylase/oxidoreductase: MKIAIVGGGPGGLYFAALMKQLDPAHEITVWERNAPDDTFGFGVVFSDETLGGIENADRDFADAMARRFARWTDIDIHYRGRTHTVGGQGFAAMSRPELLRLLQRRCRDLGVLVRFSTPAPDTGNLRAAYDLVVGADGVNSQVRAAHADIFRPVLDQRRNKYMWLGTDRVFEAFQFFVKQTEWGTMQVHGYPYSETGSTFIVEMHEDVWHRAGFDATEGTAFPPGASDEQAVERVRGLFAEELAGHRVFANNSKWLGFTTVRSERWHHGNLVLVGDAAHTAHFSIGSGTKLAMEDSLALAACLHEHPDTEAALRAYEAERRPVVESTQRAAQASLEWFENIGMYAHQEPTQFCFNLLTRSRRITYDNLRTRDQEFADRVDAAFAASQGLSGVAPAMFQPFRLGELQLKNRVIVSPMDMYSAVDGVPGDFHLVHLGSKAMGGAGLVMTEMVCVSPEGRITPGCTGLWTDEQRDSWARIVAFVHDRSTARIGLQLGHSGRKGSTRLMWEGMDDPLPDGNWNTVGPSPLPYGPGSAVPREMDRADLDAVVADFVAAAHRGAEAGFDLLELHCGHGYLLSSFLSPVTNHRTDEYGGTLRDRLRFPLEVFDAVRAAWPAGRPMIVRISATDWVADGNTEHDAVEIARAFIAHGADAIDVSSGQVTKDERPAFGRSYQTPFADRIRHEVAAATGAAVIAVGAIASYDDVNSILLAGRADLCALGRTHLYDPHWTLHAAAEQEYADAAAQWPLPYRAGARKPPSARTDAVRPRLSLLRAEEPGQAVHLRWIPPREPATVP; the protein is encoded by the coding sequence GTGAAGATCGCGATCGTTGGCGGTGGCCCCGGCGGCCTCTACTTCGCTGCTCTCATGAAACAGCTCGACCCGGCCCACGAGATCACCGTGTGGGAGCGCAACGCCCCGGACGACACGTTCGGCTTCGGCGTGGTCTTCTCCGACGAGACACTCGGCGGCATCGAGAACGCGGACCGCGACTTCGCCGACGCCATGGCACGCCGCTTCGCCCGCTGGACCGACATCGACATCCACTACCGCGGCCGGACCCACACCGTGGGCGGTCAGGGCTTCGCCGCGATGAGCCGCCCGGAGCTGCTCCGGCTGCTGCAGCGCCGCTGCCGAGACCTCGGGGTGCTCGTCCGCTTCTCCACGCCCGCCCCCGACACCGGGAACCTGCGCGCCGCGTACGACCTCGTGGTGGGGGCGGACGGAGTCAACTCGCAGGTGCGGGCAGCGCACGCGGACATCTTCCGCCCCGTGCTGGACCAACGGCGCAACAAGTACATGTGGCTGGGCACCGACCGGGTCTTCGAGGCGTTCCAGTTCTTCGTGAAGCAGACGGAATGGGGGACCATGCAGGTACATGGCTACCCCTACTCCGAGACGGGCTCCACCTTTATCGTCGAGATGCACGAGGACGTCTGGCACCGGGCGGGCTTCGACGCCACCGAGGGGACCGCATTCCCGCCGGGAGCCTCCGACGAGCAGGCCGTCGAGCGGGTCCGCGGGCTCTTCGCCGAGGAACTCGCGGGTCACCGGGTGTTCGCCAACAACTCCAAGTGGCTCGGCTTCACCACCGTACGCAGCGAGCGGTGGCACCACGGCAACCTCGTCCTCGTCGGTGACGCCGCGCACACCGCGCACTTCTCGATCGGGTCGGGCACCAAACTGGCGATGGAGGACTCCCTCGCCCTCGCGGCATGTCTGCACGAACACCCGGACACCGAGGCCGCGTTGAGAGCGTACGAGGCCGAGAGGCGCCCCGTCGTCGAGTCCACGCAGCGGGCCGCGCAGGCCTCGCTCGAATGGTTCGAGAACATCGGCATGTACGCCCACCAGGAGCCGACCCAGTTCTGCTTCAACCTGCTCACCCGGTCACGCCGCATCACGTACGACAACCTCCGCACCCGCGACCAGGAGTTCGCCGACCGGGTCGACGCGGCCTTCGCGGCCTCCCAGGGACTGTCCGGTGTCGCGCCGGCGATGTTCCAGCCCTTCCGGCTGGGGGAGTTGCAGCTGAAGAACCGGGTGATCGTGTCCCCGATGGACATGTACTCCGCGGTGGACGGCGTACCCGGCGACTTCCACCTCGTCCACCTCGGCTCGAAGGCGATGGGCGGCGCCGGACTCGTGATGACGGAGATGGTCTGCGTCTCGCCCGAGGGCCGCATCACGCCCGGCTGCACCGGTCTGTGGACCGACGAGCAGCGCGACTCCTGGGCCAGGATCGTGGCCTTCGTCCACGACCGCAGCACCGCCCGGATCGGTCTCCAGCTCGGCCACTCCGGCCGCAAGGGATCCACGCGCCTCATGTGGGAAGGCATGGACGACCCGCTGCCGGACGGGAACTGGAACACCGTCGGCCCGTCGCCACTGCCCTACGGTCCCGGATCGGCCGTCCCCCGCGAGATGGACCGCGCCGACCTGGACGCGGTCGTCGCCGACTTCGTCGCCGCCGCGCACCGAGGCGCCGAGGCGGGCTTCGACCTGCTCGAACTCCACTGCGGACACGGCTACCTGCTGTCGTCGTTCCTCTCACCGGTGACGAACCACCGCACGGACGAGTACGGCGGCACGCTGCGCGACCGGCTCCGGTTCCCGCTGGAGGTCTTCGACGCCGTGCGGGCCGCCTGGCCGGCCGGGCGGCCGATGATCGTGCGGATCTCCGCGACCGACTGGGTTGCGGACGGCAACACCGAGCACGACGCCGTGGAGATCGCCCGCGCCTTCATCGCCCACGGGGCGGACGCGATCGACGTCTCCTCCGGACAGGTCACCAAGGACGAGCGGCCTGCGTTCGGCCGTTCGTACCAGACGCCCTTCGCGGACCGGATCCGCCACGAGGTCGCCGCGGCCACCGGCGCGGCGGTCATCGCGGTCGGAGCCATCGCGTCGTACGACGACGTGAACTCGATCCTGCTGGCGGGCCGGGCCGACCTGTGCGCCCTCGGCCGCACCCACCTCTACGACCCGCACTGGACCCTGCACGCGGCGGCCGAGCAGGAGTACGCCGACGCCGCCGCCCAGTGGCCGCTCCCGTACCGGGCCGGGGCCCGCAAGCCGCCGAGCGCACGCACCGACGCCGTCCGCCCGCGGCTCTCCCTGCTGCGGGCCGAGGAACCCGGCCAGGCCGTCCACCTGCGCTGGATCCCGCCCCGGGAACCGGCCACGGTTCCTTGA
- a CDS encoding SAM-dependent methyltransferase produces the protein MSESQAPSSGSGRLNTGVAHNARVWNYWIGGKDNYEVDQAVGDQVAGMFPVIRDVARADREFLGRAVRYLVEDRGVRQFLDIGTGLPTLDNTHEIAQRSAPDARIVYVDNDPIVLAHARTLLTSTPEGATDYIDADVHRPDTIVERASATLDLGRPVAVMMLGILNFVLDTRQAQDIVREILAVVPSGSYLVLTHPTTDADLGGEGNIEAMKFWNENATPPITARTREEIAAFFDGLDLLDPGLVSCTRWHPADGSPTTVPQFGAVARKP, from the coding sequence ATGAGTGAGAGCCAGGCCCCGTCCAGCGGTTCAGGGAGGCTCAACACCGGGGTGGCGCACAACGCCCGGGTCTGGAACTACTGGATCGGCGGGAAGGACAACTACGAGGTCGACCAGGCCGTCGGCGACCAGGTCGCCGGAATGTTCCCCGTGATCCGTGATGTGGCCCGCGCGGACCGGGAGTTCCTCGGCCGTGCGGTGCGGTATCTCGTCGAGGACCGCGGGGTGCGGCAGTTCCTCGACATCGGCACCGGGCTGCCGACCCTGGACAACACCCACGAGATCGCCCAGCGGTCCGCACCCGACGCGCGCATCGTGTACGTCGACAACGACCCGATCGTACTGGCCCACGCCCGGACGCTGCTGACCAGCACACCCGAGGGAGCCACCGACTACATAGACGCCGACGTCCACCGCCCCGACACCATCGTCGAGCGCGCCTCGGCGACCCTGGACCTCGGACGGCCCGTCGCGGTGATGATGCTGGGCATTCTCAACTTCGTCCTCGACACCCGCCAGGCGCAGGACATCGTGCGCGAGATCCTGGCAGTGGTCCCCTCCGGCAGCTACCTGGTTCTCACCCACCCCACCACCGACGCGGACCTCGGCGGCGAGGGCAACATCGAGGCCATGAAGTTCTGGAACGAGAACGCCACCCCGCCCATCACCGCCCGCACCCGCGAGGAGATCGCCGCGTTCTTCGACGGTCTGGACCTCCTCGATCCGGGCCTCGTGTCCTGCACGCGGTGGCACCCCGCCGACGGCTCTCCCACCACGGTCCCGCAGTTCGGTGCAGTGGCTCGTAAACCCTGA